The Syntrophorhabdales bacterium genome segment AGGCATCTCCTCGAAGTTGGAAAATGCCTCCGGGCATATTTTGAACCTCATTACCCGATGACACCCGCCGGACGACAAAGAGGACCGCTTTCAGAGATTAACGTGGTCCCCCTTGTTGACATCATGCTCGTGCTTCTGATCATTTTCATGATAGCCGCGCCTATGATGCAGCACGGGATGTCGATCGATCTGCCTAAAGTCACCACTAAACCGCTCCCGTCAAAAGAGGATGTTCAGGTGCTCACCATCACCAAGGACAAAACGGTGATCCTGAATGAAAAAAGACTGGAGGCAAGTGATCTAAAGGCCGCCATCCAGCTGCTCTTCACCAATAAGCCCGACAAAGAAATATTCCTCCGCGCGGACAGTAGGGTTCCTTACGGATTTGTGGTCAGCTGCATGGCGCTCATCCGCGAGGCAGGCGTGGATAAAATAAATATCGTGACAAAAAATATAGACGAGAAATGAGGGAAGAGAACTGGCACAAAATGCTCATGATCTCAGCCGCTCTGCATCTCGTAGTTCTTGCGGCACTGAGTTTCCCTGTCAAAAAAGCCTTCAGGAAGTTCGACGCCTCTAAATCGTACTATTCCGTGAATCTGGTGGGTGATATTGGACCTGGCCTGGGCAGCGCAGGGGAGGAAAAGGGCAAGGCCATCCCGTCACAAAAGCCTGAGATAGCCAAGCCTCAACAGACAGCCCAAAAGAAGACGCGCCCCACGCCCACAAGAGAAAAGGACGTCCGAAGCCTTGCACCAAAAAAATCTGAGAAGGAAAAACCGCAAAACACGGCGAAGGACGATTTAAAAAATGTTGAAGATAGAATCCGTGAGATGAAGCGGCGTACCGGGAATACAAGCGTAGCGAGCGCCAAAGGCACGCCCGGCACCTCGGAGTTCTCCGGCAGTGGCGGAGCCGGAGGACGCCTCATAGATCCTGCACTGGCGCGTTATCTTGTAGGCGTGAGGGAAAAGATAGAGACTTCCTGGCATATCCCTTTCATATCATCCCAGCAGAAGAACCTTGAGGTAAATGCCACCATCAAAATCAGACGAGATGGACGGATTGTCGACATCACTATTGACAAACGTTCGGGAAACAGGGTTTATGACGAATCAGTGGTACGTGTCTTACGCATGGTTGACCCTCTGCCTCCCCTGCCTTCCTCTGTGACAGACGACCCTTTGGAAGTGGAACTGACCCTTCGACCAGAGGGCGTATCCTAGAATTTCCGTTTATTTCGCAGTATCTCTGTCAGACACGCGCGTGAGTAAGCGTTTCTGCGCTATTTGTTCTCTCGTTTCTTTCCTAACAAGGGCAGAAAACAGCCCAGAAAATGGATCAACTGGTTCCTGAATATGTAAAGTACAGACACGAGCATTGCACTGCCGACAAGATACATGGAGAACTCCTGGTAGTGACCCCTCCTAACGGCGCTTCCTTGAAGCACCAGCATCAGTGTCCCCGGGAGCCTCCCGAGTACGTTAAGCAGAATTAAGTCGATGTAGCGCATCCTGGTCAGGCCTAAAATGTAGCAAAGAGAATCTTTCGGAAAGCCGGGCAGGATAAAGAGCAGCCAGGCTATGTAGAGTCCCTTGTGGGCGACGAAGTTATCGAACCTGTCGATGTACTCCTTCTTCACGATTTTGTGAACGAACCCGGCGCCAAGGAGGCGGCCTATCGTAAATGCAATCAACGAACCGATGGTCAATCCTATTGTGGAGAGCAGCGTTCCTTCCCAAACGCCAAAGAGCAACCCTCCGACAAAACCGGTCACCTCTCCCGGTATGGGTGCAATGACGACCTGCATGCATTGGATGAAGATATAGACGATCCATGCGTAAGGTCCGTAAGATGCGACAAAAGTTTTCAGCCTTCTCAGGTTAAAGAAATACCTGTAGAAGAGAAGCGTATCTCTCCATGCACCAGAATAGTACGTGTAGAAGAGCAAAGCGACAAGCAAGAGAATAAGAACGCCGAGGAGCACGCGCAGCGCTGCAGAAAGATAGGGGGATTTCACGATCTTCCGTCTCACGAGTCCAGAACCACCGTTCTTAAGACCTCATCGACGGAGGTTAAACCATCGCGGAGGAGCGTAGCGCTGTAGTCCTTGAGGGTGCGCATTCCCCCTGCTATCGCAGCTCTCCTGATCTCCTCAGTGCTTGTTCCCTGGGCTATGAGATGTTTGATCTCCTCACTTGCTCGCAGGACCTCAAATATGCCTACCCGCCCCCGGTAGCCAGTCATGTTACAATGAGGACATCCGCGCCCTCTGAACACAGGCACACCTCGTGAAAGGCCCAGGTACTGGGCTACGGTTCCATCAGGGATATACTCTTCTCTGCATTCAGGACAGACTCTTCTCACCAGTCTCTGCGCCACAACTCCTATCAGGGATGTGGATATCAGAAGCGGTTGGATATCCATTTCCATCAGCCGTATAAAGGTTGATGAAGCATCATTCGTATGGAGCGTGGTGAAGACGAGATGGCCTGTAAGTGCTGCCTGAACAGCAATTGCCGCGCTCTCTTTATCCCTGGTCTCCCCTACAAGAATAATGTCCGGGTCTTGTCTGAGGAAAGAGCGCAACACTCTCGCAAAATCAAGCCCGATATCGGTATGAATCTGAACCTGAGCCGCACCGGCAAGCTCATATTCGATGGGGTCTTCTGCAGTGAGTATATTCACTTCCGGCCTGTGCAGTTCAGAAAGCGCGCTGTAGAGCGTGGTGGTTTTCCCGGAGCCGGTGGGACCGGTAACATAGATAATACCGTAGGGCTTTCTTATCATTTCCCGCACCAGCTCGAGAGTGCGCCCGTCTGTAATCAACCGGTCGAGTCCGAGAATACTCTCCTTGGTCAGTATTCTCACTACGATCTTCTCGCCATGCTTCGTGGGAATCGTCGAGACCCGAAAATCGACCATTCTCTCTTGCAGGCGCATACTGATCCTTCCATCCTGGGGAAAACGCCGTTCAGTGATGTCGATG includes the following:
- a CDS encoding cell envelope integrity protein TolA is translated as MREENWHKMLMISAALHLVVLAALSFPVKKAFRKFDASKSYYSVNLVGDIGPGLGSAGEEKGKAIPSQKPEIAKPQQTAQKKTRPTPTREKDVRSLAPKKSEKEKPQNTAKDDLKNVEDRIREMKRRTGNTSVASAKGTPGTSEFSGSGGAGGRLIDPALARYLVGVREKIETSWHIPFISSQQKNLEVNATIKIRRDGRIVDITIDKRSGNRVYDESVVRVLRMVDPLPPLPSSVTDDPLEVELTLRPEGVS
- a CDS encoding TVP38/TMEM64 family protein, coding for MRRKIVKSPYLSAALRVLLGVLILLLVALLFYTYYSGAWRDTLLFYRYFFNLRRLKTFVASYGPYAWIVYIFIQCMQVVIAPIPGEVTGFVGGLLFGVWEGTLLSTIGLTIGSLIAFTIGRLLGAGFVHKIVKKEYIDRFDNFVAHKGLYIAWLLFILPGFPKDSLCYILGLTRMRYIDLILLNVLGRLPGTLMLVLQGSAVRRGHYQEFSMYLVGSAMLVSVLYIFRNQLIHFLGCFLPLLGKKRENK
- a CDS encoding biopolymer transporter ExbD yields the protein MTPAGRQRGPLSEINVVPLVDIMLVLLIIFMIAAPMMQHGMSIDLPKVTTKPLPSKEDVQVLTITKDKTVILNEKRLEASDLKAAIQLLFTNKPDKEIFLRADSRVPYGFVVSCMALIREAGVDKINIVTKNIDEK